One Bradyrhizobium sp. CCGB12 genomic window carries:
- a CDS encoding SDR family NAD(P)-dependent oxidoreductase produces MLLEGKIAVVTGGGSGIGAAIARLFVAEGAKIVIGDLAESGAALAAELTGDGFSVAFQRVDVTDEADVAALMQFATSRFGRLDILVANAGIPERKSPIHELDLADWRRVIDVDLTGVALCNKFAAGAMLAAGGGAIVNMASILAHVGQENSNAYSAAKAAVVNLTRSVALTYAKRGIRVNCVSPGYVDTPLLAKLPEATRQAMLVRQPIGRLAQPEEIAEVVAFLASDKASIITGACINADGGYTAI; encoded by the coding sequence ATGCTGCTGGAGGGAAAGATCGCGGTAGTCACCGGCGGCGGATCCGGGATCGGTGCGGCCATCGCACGGCTGTTCGTTGCGGAGGGCGCGAAGATCGTGATCGGCGATCTCGCCGAAAGCGGTGCGGCCCTCGCGGCGGAGCTTACCGGCGACGGTTTCTCCGTTGCGTTCCAGCGCGTCGACGTGACCGACGAGGCCGATGTTGCTGCGCTGATGCAATTTGCGACATCCCGCTTTGGCAGGCTCGACATTCTTGTCGCCAATGCCGGCATTCCCGAGCGCAAGTCGCCGATCCATGAGCTCGATCTTGCCGATTGGCGGCGCGTGATCGATGTTGATCTCACCGGCGTCGCCCTCTGCAACAAGTTTGCGGCCGGCGCCATGCTGGCGGCAGGCGGCGGGGCGATCGTCAACATGGCGTCGATCCTTGCCCATGTCGGCCAGGAGAACAGCAACGCCTATTCGGCCGCAAAGGCCGCCGTCGTCAATCTCACCCGCTCCGTCGCACTGACCTATGCAAAGCGCGGCATTCGGGTCAATTGCGTCTCGCCGGGCTATGTCGATACGCCGCTTCTTGCCAAGCTTCCCGAGGCGACCCGGCAGGCGATGCTGGTGCGCCAGCCGATCGGTCGGCTTGCACAACCCGAGGAGATTGCCGAGGTCGTTGCCTTTCTCGCCAGCGACAAGGCATCGATTATCACCGGCGCATGCATCAACGCCGACGGGGGCTATACGGCGATCTAG
- a CDS encoding SDR family NAD(P)-dependent oxidoreductase, whose protein sequence is MTWIDLTAKIAIVTGGGAGIGRGIARGLAAVGANVVVLDRDEAGASVAAEIRQGGGQAEFFVSDVTSDDDVARIAEHVRTKIGSPDILVNNAGTMLPGGLDAVSLADWDKILALNLTGYLRCARAFGAPMLARKAGAIVHVASIAASFPQGHSGAYSVSKAGVVMFSRQLATEWGPRGVRSNVVSPGMIRTPMTEAIYRAQGVEAARQKLVPLRRIGRPEDIADAVVFLASERAGYITGEEIVVDGGFTRTMMGIVPRPGFEDK, encoded by the coding sequence ATGACATGGATCGATCTCACCGCAAAAATTGCGATCGTCACCGGCGGCGGTGCCGGCATCGGGCGAGGCATCGCGCGTGGTCTTGCCGCGGTCGGAGCGAATGTGGTGGTGCTCGATCGCGATGAGGCGGGAGCTTCCGTCGCGGCGGAGATTCGCCAAGGGGGAGGACAGGCAGAGTTCTTCGTCTCCGATGTCACCAGCGATGACGATGTCGCGCGCATCGCCGAGCATGTCAGGACAAAGATCGGTTCGCCCGATATTCTGGTCAATAATGCAGGCACCATGCTGCCTGGCGGTCTCGACGCCGTGAGTTTGGCTGACTGGGACAAGATTCTTGCGCTCAACCTGACCGGCTATCTGCGTTGTGCGCGAGCGTTCGGCGCGCCGATGTTGGCGCGAAAGGCGGGCGCGATCGTCCATGTCGCCTCGATCGCGGCTTCTTTTCCGCAAGGACATAGTGGCGCCTATAGCGTCAGCAAGGCAGGCGTCGTCATGTTCTCCCGTCAGCTCGCGACCGAGTGGGGACCACGCGGCGTGCGCAGCAACGTCGTCAGTCCAGGCATGATCCGCACCCCGATGACCGAAGCTATCTACCGGGCGCAAGGTGTCGAGGCCGCTCGGCAAAAGCTCGTGCCGTTGCGCAGGATCGGCCGGCCCGAAGATATCGCCGATGCGGTGGTGTTTCTGGCGAGTGAACGCGCGGGCTACATCACGGGCGAGGAGATCGTCGTCGATGGTGGCTTCACCAGAACGATGATGGGAATCGTTCCGCGACCAGGGTTTGAGGACAAGTGA
- a CDS encoding NIPSNAP family protein — protein sequence MTEPAIVDLRVYTIRLRKMAEFIDVFDRLAMPVQLRHLGRPLGMFTSAVGPLNQIVHLWGFPDMGEFERRHAARDKDPDWPTYLKASEHLITAQENRLIRRIELPSLAGSPT from the coding sequence ATGACCGAACCCGCGATCGTCGATTTGCGTGTCTACACCATCCGCTTGCGCAAGATGGCCGAGTTCATCGATGTGTTCGACCGGCTCGCAATGCCGGTCCAGCTTCGTCATCTCGGCCGGCCGCTCGGAATGTTCACGAGCGCGGTCGGGCCGTTGAACCAGATCGTGCACCTCTGGGGCTTCCCCGATATGGGCGAGTTCGAGCGCCGACACGCTGCGCGCGACAAGGACCCGGATTGGCCGACTTACCTGAAGGCGTCAGAGCATCTCATCACGGCGCAGGAGAACCGGCTGATCCGCAGGATCGAGCTGCCGTCGCTGGCTGGCTCGCCGACCTGA
- a CDS encoding FAD-dependent oxidoreductase, which produces MPGQERDLSCDVLVVGSGAGGLSTAITARKAGLDVIVIEKDQYFGGTTAFSGGVLWIPGNRHARDAGVSDSREAARTYLKHETGNHFDDAAIDAFLDAGPRMLDFFERETEAKFILSGYPDYHPDVEGGAQLGRSVTAAPYDARALGDDIRRLRPPLETITFIGMMFNSSNDELKHFFRVTRSLTSAVYVAKRLASHLWDLLLYRRGVKITSGNALAARLAKTALDLRIPLLTATPAQRLIDEGGTVTGAVVSDARGEYRITARRAVVLASGGFPHDTARIARAYPHLARGGEHLSPTPAANTGDGIRMAEQVGGTCDIRFSNASAWMPVSRVPLGERTGVFPHLVDRYKPGVIAVNRQGRRFTNESESYHDVGAAMIADGAGGKETAAWLICDHATIRKYGLGYAKPAPVPVRIFVRNGYLKCAATLRALAEAAGVDADSLEETVRAYNESAVQGIDRAFKRGSTAFNRYLGDAEHQPNPNVAAIGAGPYYALKIIMGDLGTFDGLATDVVGRVLLRDGSAIPGLYAVGNDRASIMGGNYPGAGITLGPIMTFGYITGRHLAGQQA; this is translated from the coding sequence CGCCGGCGGGTTGTCCACCGCGATCACCGCGCGCAAGGCTGGGCTCGATGTGATCGTCATCGAGAAGGATCAATATTTCGGTGGAACCACCGCGTTCTCCGGCGGCGTGCTCTGGATCCCCGGCAACCGTCATGCTCGCGATGCCGGAGTGTCCGATAGCCGTGAGGCGGCGCGGACCTATCTCAAGCACGAGACCGGCAACCATTTCGACGATGCGGCGATCGATGCCTTCCTCGACGCCGGCCCGCGCATGCTCGATTTCTTCGAGCGCGAGACCGAGGCGAAATTCATCCTCTCCGGCTATCCCGATTACCATCCTGATGTCGAGGGCGGCGCACAGCTCGGCCGTTCGGTGACGGCGGCGCCTTACGACGCCCGTGCGCTGGGGGACGACATCAGGCGGTTACGACCGCCGCTCGAGACGATCACCTTCATCGGGATGATGTTCAACTCGTCCAACGACGAGCTGAAGCATTTCTTCCGCGTGACGCGCTCGCTGACCTCCGCGGTCTATGTCGCGAAGCGGCTCGCCAGCCATCTCTGGGATCTCCTGCTGTATCGTCGCGGCGTCAAGATCACCAGCGGCAATGCACTCGCGGCGCGCCTCGCCAAGACGGCACTGGACCTTCGGATTCCCTTGCTCACGGCAACGCCGGCCCAGCGGCTGATCGACGAGGGTGGCACCGTGACCGGCGCGGTCGTGAGCGATGCAAGGGGGGAGTACCGGATCACGGCGCGCCGTGCGGTGGTGCTGGCGAGCGGCGGTTTCCCGCACGATACCGCGCGTATCGCCCGTGCCTATCCTCACCTTGCCAGGGGCGGCGAGCACCTGTCGCCGACGCCTGCGGCCAACACCGGCGACGGCATTCGCATGGCAGAGCAGGTCGGAGGCACCTGCGATATCCGCTTCAGCAATGCCTCGGCCTGGATGCCGGTGTCGCGCGTTCCGCTGGGGGAGCGCACCGGCGTCTTTCCCCATCTCGTCGATCGCTACAAGCCTGGGGTCATCGCCGTGAATCGGCAGGGACGCCGCTTCACCAACGAATCCGAGTCCTATCACGATGTCGGCGCGGCCATGATTGCCGATGGCGCTGGTGGCAAGGAGACCGCGGCCTGGCTCATCTGCGATCACGCGACCATCCGGAAATACGGCCTCGGCTACGCCAAGCCGGCACCGGTGCCGGTCCGGATCTTTGTGCGCAATGGCTATCTGAAGTGTGCCGCGACCCTGCGCGCACTGGCGGAGGCAGCGGGCGTCGATGCCGATAGTCTGGAAGAGACCGTGCGCGCCTATAACGAGAGCGCGGTCCAGGGGATCGACCGTGCCTTCAAGCGCGGTAGCACCGCCTTCAACCGCTATCTTGGCGACGCCGAGCACCAGCCGAACCCGAACGTCGCCGCGATCGGCGCCGGGCCATATTACGCGCTCAAGATCATCATGGGCGATCTTGGGACATTCGATGGATTGGCCACCGACGTCGTCGGCCGGGTGCTGCTTCGCGATGGCTCCGCCATACCGGGGCTCTATGCGGTCGGCAACGATCGTGCCTCGATCATGGGCGGCAACTATCCGGGCGCTGGCATCACCCTCGGGCCGATCATGACATTCGGTTACATCACCGGCCGCCATCTGGCGGGCCAGCAAGCCTGA